The stretch of DNA GCATCCGGCATAGCCGTTAAGCGTTCGCCGCTCAGGGCCGAAACGCAAAGGGCGACAATGCCCGCCGCTAACATCTCAATGGCGCCCGCCATCATCCCTTCGGGCAGCTCGATCCGCGAGCCGTAAACCGAGCCAAATGCCCAGCTTAATGAGCCAATGAGAATCAACAACGCGCCCGTCGGATTTCCACTGAGGTTGCCGCCGCTGTTCAGCAACAAAATGCCCGCCAGGCCAATGGCAATGCCCAGCCACTCCAGCTTGCGGGTTTTAATCCCGAACAGGCGGCTGAAGCAGAGGGTAAACAGCGGCACGGTGGCAACCATCACCGCAGCAATGCCGGAAGCAACGTGTTGGTGCTCGGCAAGCGTCACAAAGCCGTTGCCAACCGCCAGAAGCAGGACGCCTATCAGCGCGGCATTAAGCATTGGCCGCAGGCGCGGCAGCTTGTGCCCCCGGAAAAGCAAAATAGCCGTTAATATCACGCCAGCGCAGAGAAAACGCACGCCGGCCATCATAAACGGCGGCCAGCTTTTTACCCCAATGGCGATGGCAAAATAGGTCGACCCCCAGATGATATACAGCGCGAAAAGAGCCGCAATCAGCGGCAACAATTGGCCAGAACGAAGACGCATATTCCCTCACCAGGCTTCAATTTCAGGCCGATAGTTAACGCCAAAAGGCAGCGGATAGCGAGCCTTTTACTTGTTGATGTAATGTTAATTTACATTGACAAAGACGAGTAATTTTCGCGGCGGCGATTTTGCTTCATACTCTTGGGTAACGAAATCAATAAGGACAGATATTTTGGCTGGAAGTAGCTTACTGACATTGCTCGACGACATCGCCACGCTGCTGGATGACATTTCCGTGATGGGCAAACTCGCGGCAAAAAAAAACGGCTGGCGTACTGGGCGATGACCTTTCGCTTAATGCCCAACAGGTGTCGGGCGTTCGCGCTAACCGGGAACTGCCCGTCGTCTGGAGTGTGGCAAAAGGGTCGTTTATCAATAAACTGATTTTGGTGCCGCTGGCGCTGATTATCAGCGCCTTTGCTCCCTGGGCAATTACGCCGTTGCTGATGGTGGGCGGGGCATTTTTATGTTTTGAAGGCGTGGAAAAGGTGCTGCACAGCATAAAGGCGAGCAAGCACAAGGAAAGCGCGGAGGAAAAGCAGGCGAGGCTGGAATCTATAGCTGCCCAGGATCCGATGGCTTTTGAGAAAGACAAAGTGAAAGGGGCAGTGCGTACCGACTTTATTCTTTCGGCGGAAATCGTCGCCATTACGCTGGGCATTGTGGCCGAAGCGCCGCTGCTGAATCAGGTACTCATCCTGGCCGGTATCGCGATTCTGGTGACTATTGGCGTCTACGGGCTGGTTGGGATGATTGTGAAAATCGACGACCTGGGCTATTGGCTGGTGGATAAACGCGCGGCGCTGGCCCGGATGGTGGGCAAAGGGCTGCTTGTTCTTGCGCCGTGGCTAATGAAGATCCTCACGATTGTTGGCACGCTGGCGATGTTCCTGGTTGGCGGCGGCATTCTGGTACACGGTGTGCCGGTGCTGCATCACGGCATTGAGCAATGGGCGGGCCAGTTGGGCGGCGTTGTGGAGCTTGTCGGCCCCACGCTTGCTAATCTGGTGCTCGGCTTTATCGCCGGCGGTATTGTGCTGCTCGTGGTGAATGGCATAAATCACCTGCGGGGCAGCGCTTCGCACTAAGTTCGAGAAGAAAAATATCGCTTTAGTCAGGAAAAAACGCTGACCATTGGCTATACCTTTAGAGGTTTTCACCCCTAACGCCGGAGGCGGCAATGGTCTATGTGGTCAGCGATGAAGTCCGGCGTAAAAACGGTGGTCCTCGCATGATAGTCACGGGTTATTCCAGTGGCATGGTGGAGTGCCGGTGGTACGACGGTTATGGCGTAAAGCGCGAGGCGTTCCGTGAGGACGACCTGGCGCCTGTTGAAACCAGAGAGCATCACCAGGCGTGAAGCCTTTGGTTCTCTAACTGAACCCGGCATTGCCGGGTTTTTTTATGCCGCCGTAGCGTGGGCTATCTTCGACAAAGCGCCGCCGCGATGGCAAAATCTGCCATGATTTCATTCTTCCGGCATTTACGGGAGGAGTTGATAACGGCGGCTTAGGCCACCAGCCAGGGAGTATCCCCCTTGATCGGTAACGTATTTGAGCGGTTTTTAAGCCGCTATAAAAGACCGCAGCGGGTGGTAAACCTCTGTTTTATTGTGGTGTTTCTTTGTTCAACGCTGCTGACCTGGCGCGAAGTGGCGGTGCTTGAATCAGCCTATATCTCTAACCAGCGCAACAGCCTGGATAACGTCGCTACTGCGCTGGACCGGCAGCTGCAGCACAGCATCGATAACCTGTTGTTTTACCGGAATACCATGCACTACGCGCTACAGTCGCCCATTTCGACCGACATTTCCCGTAAAACGCTGGCAGATTTCGCCATCCAGCGAACGCAACCTTACTGGCAGCTGAAGCTGGATCTTAATCGTGGCATGCCGGTTAGCGGCGTTTCCGACGAATTTGTCGCCCATAACAGCCTGCTTGGCCGCGATGAAAACTGGCTTTATCCGGAGCTGGAGGCGGCGCTGGAGTTCAGCTACATCATGCAGCTTGCCGACGCTAAGAGGGACCTGCAACGGCGGGTATTTTACGCCTCAAGGGCGGGCTTTTTCCTTTCCAGCACGCCACCGGAAAACGACCCGGCGATTGTTTCGCTCTACCATCGTTTGATTGCCCAGCCCTATTTTGTCGCCCAGTCACCGGAAAATAACCCCGGTCGTGGCCTCCAGTGGACCCACACCGATAACCCCGGCAGCCACAGCGGGCAAATAATCACCGCGTCGGTGCCTCTTGATCTGAATAACCGCTGGTATGGCGTGCTGGCGATGGATTTCCCTATCAACGGCATGCACGAATTCCTCCAGGCGCTTTCTCACGATCGCTATGAAGGCAAGGTTATGCTGTTTGACAGACAGTTCTCGCTGATTGCTACGGCGGCTGACCACGTGTCGCTCGCGCCGGTGTTTAACGAAAAACAACAGGCCGAGATTGCACGCTCCATGGAAAACGGAGAAGAAGGTGAACTGCGGATGGATACCCGCTTCGTGACGTGGGCGAAGCTGATGAACTTTGACGGCGTGTTGATCAAGGTGCATACCCTGGGCGAGGGTGTTCAGGGAGAGTTTGGTCGGATCAGCATTGTGCTGACGGTGCTTTGGCTGCTCTTTACGCTGATGCTGCTTATTTCCTGGCGAATCATCCGCCGGCTGGTGAATAACATGCTGACCCTGCAGCAGACGCTTAGCTGGCGTGCGAATTACGATACCCTGACCCGGCTCTACAATCGTGGCGCGTTCTTCGATATTGCCCACGGTCTCGCCCAGGATTGCCAGCGCGAGGATAAACCTTTCTCGGTTATCCAGATGGATCTCGACTTCTTCAAAGGGATTAACGATCGCTATGGGCATCACGCCGGGGATAAGGTCCTGGCTCACGCCGCAGCGCTGCTAAGCTCAGCCCTGCGTGAGGAAGACGTGGCCGGGCGAGTGGGCGGCGAAGAGTTCTGCGTCCTGCTGCCGGGAACTAACCTTCCTGCAGCCGCGAAAGTGGCAGAGCGTATTAGATTAAGGATTCATACCAAAGAGTTGCTTCTGATGGCCGGTGAAACCATTAAAATCAGCGCCTCGTTTGGCGTCAGCCTGCGCGCATGAGCGCCATGATTATGATTTCGAACACCTGCAGTCGATTGCCGACAGGCGTTTATACAAAGCGAAGCAAAACGGCCGCAATCAGGTTTGCACCCAGGACTGATCCTTCCCGCGAACGATCTCCGCTATATCATATAAGCACTGCTGATGTTTTGTTCGCGGTGTAAGCGGGGGCCGTTGCAGAAATAAGGGTAATGTTTTGCCGCGTCATACACTGCTGCCTACGGGGAAGTTTGCTGAGTTTGCACTGAGATAATGGGAAGGAAGGGACCGGGTGGTTTAGGATAAATCTCATTTTTATCAGGTGGTCACTTTTGTTTGAGCTCAGGGGGATGGCAAAAAAAATACGTTTCATAAGCAATTAGCATCAAATTCACCACATCAATAAGGTAGCGTCTCTCCATTCTTTAAAAGAATATATCCTTGTATTCAATAAAATTTAAGGTAATGTGGTCAACACATCAGATTTCCTGATGTAACGAATTTCAAGTGCTTCTTGCTTAAGCAAGTTTTCATCCCGGCTCCCCGGCCGGGATGCTTTTCTTAGCGATTAATTTCGTTCACGCTGAAATCCCGAATATCCAGCTCAAAAGCATCCGCCAGTTCCTTATAGCTATGCCATTCCCGGCCATCAACGCTCACTCGTTGCGGGTGCTCATCGTTGCCGGCGTGCCGGATATCGCTCTCGCTAATTTCATTGATGGCGGCCAGCAGCGCGTCAACATCGACTTCCGTGTCCTGATGCGCCGCGTTACCGCTCATTTTCACGGTCTTCATCACTTTACCCTCGCCTGACTACCAGCCTTAAGTATAGACGCTTCAGATAATGCGCCAGACCGTCCGCAGAGAGGGCGCTGAAGGGCTTTTTGATCTACAATGGCAAACAATGTATCTGGAGGAAATAACCATGAAAATCAACGATCGGGTGACCGTTAAGACCGACGGAGGCCCGCGACGTTCGGGCGTTGTTCTGGCGGTGGAGCCGTTTAACGAGGGGACGATGTATCTCGTGGCGCTGGAGGATTACCCGCTGGGGATCTGGTTCTTCAACGAGTCCGGGCACCCGGACGGGATTTTCGTGGAGAGGGACGAGTAGGTTTTGGGGATGAACCTCACCCTGGAAGGGAGAGGGAATAAAAAATGTTCCACGTTGGCTGTTTTCCCCCTCTCCCTCTGGGAGAGGGACGGGGTGAGGGGAAGATTTGTTCCCGGCTCTCATCACCCCCGGCTATGACCCAACTCAGGCGGGGTTGGGCTGCCGGGAGCAGCGAAAGAGAGCGATCGCCTGGCACGATAACCGCCGCAAAAATCGGCGTAATCAGCGAATATTTCATCGCTTAATATACCTTACGATTTTGCTTCTTCAGGGTTTGCTGCTGTTGAGGTCACGCTCGTTGTTGCGGTTTTGTTACGGTTATGGGTGTCGTGAGCTTGTATTTAATCTCTGACACCGTCAGAGATTAAATACCACGGCCTTAAAGGCGTAGGGGAGAGGCGCAAGTAAAAAAAGCTACCGAAGGTTAACAAAAATACCGTTGGTGACGTTATCGGTGAGGCGCACTACATGATATATCACCTGCTTGTTGTGGGTCTTGATTTTGCGTTTAATATTCCCTTTATGCGATGAAACGGTTTTTGCCTTGATGTTCATTTGATCGGAGATTTGAATCGTTCCCTGTCCTGACATCCACATTTTCAGCATGCTGGACTCTGTGCGACTAAGAGAAAGTGTCGGCAAATTAATATGTCCAATACATTGTGCATTTTTTGCTAA from Cedecea neteri encodes:
- the yedA gene encoding drug/metabolite exporter YedA produces the protein MRLRSGQLLPLIAALFALYIIWGSTYFAIAIGVKSWPPFMMAGVRFLCAGVILTAILLFRGHKLPRLRPMLNAALIGVLLLAVGNGFVTLAEHQHVASGIAAVMVATVPLFTLCFSRLFGIKTRKLEWLGIAIGLAGILLLNSGGNLSGNPTGALLILIGSLSWAFGSVYGSRIELPEGMMAGAIEMLAAGIVALCVSALSGERLTAMPDAAGFLAVGYLALFGSMIAISAYMYLIRNVSPAVATSYAYVNPVVAVLLGTTFAGENLSPIEWLALGIIIFAVVLVTLGKYLFPAKPVVETCEVEK
- a CDS encoding YodC family protein, with the protein product MVYVVSDEVRRKNGGPRMIVTGYSSGMVECRWYDGYGVKREAFREDDLAPVETREHHQA
- the dgcQ gene encoding cellulose biosynthesis regulator diguanylate cyclase DgcQ, coding for MIGNVFERFLSRYKRPQRVVNLCFIVVFLCSTLLTWREVAVLESAYISNQRNSLDNVATALDRQLQHSIDNLLFYRNTMHYALQSPISTDISRKTLADFAIQRTQPYWQLKLDLNRGMPVSGVSDEFVAHNSLLGRDENWLYPELEAALEFSYIMQLADAKRDLQRRVFYASRAGFFLSSTPPENDPAIVSLYHRLIAQPYFVAQSPENNPGRGLQWTHTDNPGSHSGQIITASVPLDLNNRWYGVLAMDFPINGMHEFLQALSHDRYEGKVMLFDRQFSLIATAADHVSLAPVFNEKQQAEIARSMENGEEGELRMDTRFVTWAKLMNFDGVLIKVHTLGEGVQGEFGRISIVLTVLWLLFTLMLLISWRIIRRLVNNMLTLQQTLSWRANYDTLTRLYNRGAFFDIAHGLAQDCQREDKPFSVIQMDLDFFKGINDRYGHHAGDKVLAHAAALLSSALREEDVAGRVGGEEFCVLLPGTNLPAAAKVAERIRLRIHTKELLLMAGETIKISASFGVSLRA
- the yodD gene encoding YodD family peroxide/acid resistance protein, giving the protein MKTVKMSGNAAHQDTEVDVDALLAAINEISESDIRHAGNDEHPQRVSVDGREWHSYKELADAFELDIRDFSVNEINR
- the dsrB gene encoding protein DsrB, giving the protein MKINDRVTVKTDGGPRRSGVVLAVEPFNEGTMYLVALEDYPLGIWFFNESGHPDGIFVERDE